Below is a genomic region from Leptospira venezuelensis.
ATCTTGATTCTTTTTGATCAGTCTTTTGTGATTCGAACTAGGAGAAAATTCAGACAATAAAACTCTATAGCTAAGACAATGAGAACAGACTGAACAATTGGTCCTATAAAAAAGATTACCTGACCTTCTGAAACCAAAACGAAAAAGATCATCTAAAATTTCAGGAGGAAGTTTCTCTTTAGAAAAGAAACCCTTCACTTTGGAATTCCTTTCCGGATAATAAGCGCATTCCGACTCGGGAGTCTCAGGAAGAGAACCAAGGAATGTAAAATAGTCCAGCCCCATCTTTGCCATGATACAGATCTATTTTTACATTGCCAAACCAAAGCCTCCGAAGGATAGGACTATTGATGGTATTTGGTTTAATGATGGATCATCCGGCACGTTGGAACGCTTATAAATTAGCTTTCGGATTTACGATCCTCAGCTATCTTTTTTATTTCTTATCCCTTCCGTTTGTTCTATTCGCATTATTAGCAGCGGGACTACTCTGCCTGATCGGAGGGTTATTTTTCCCTCAAACATTCGATCAACTGTATCGAACTTTCCAATTTTTGGTTTTAGGTATACTCTCCTTTTTAGGCTCCCTTGTAATACTGATCGGGTATCTAATTTTTTGGAGACCTTTACAATTCGTATTGGGAACTAAAAACCAAGATCCAAAGCAGTGAAAAAGTTCAAAATATACTGCGACGGCGCTTCTAAGGGGAATCCGGGGCCGTCTTCTATTGGAGTTGCTGTTTACGAACAAGAAACGGAAGTGCATTCTATTTCCCGTAGGATCTCCGACGGGACCAATAATGCTGCTGAATGGGCAGCTCTGGAAGCAGGGATAGAATATTGCCTCTCCCAAAACGCGGTAGAAGTCACAGCTTATCTGGATTCCGAATTAGTAGTGAAACAATTTAAGGGAGAATACAAGGTTAAATCCCCTCACTTGCAAGTTGCAAAGGAAAAAGTAAAAGGCCTTACATCCAAACTCAAATTGTTCTCCATTCATCATGTCCCCAGGGAAAAGAATAAACGGGCAGACAAGCTCGCCAACCTAGCTTTCGAATCTTGATTGCTCGGAAAATTTGGACGGCCCCTTCGCTTCGCTCGGACCAGGCTACTACGGGTTCGCGCAGTTGCGCTCATCCGGGCAAGCCCGGACTTAAAGCCCTCCGTATCCTTTCCGCGGTTGACTCACGCAGAGGCGCTAAGACGCGGAGCTTTTACAAAATAAAAAATGGTTTCCCGATAGAGTTCTTTATAAAAAAATCCTAAGCATGGGTCATAAGATAATCCTAATTTTGTTTCTACTCTTAATTCAAGCCTGTAAGGCGGGCATCTTAGATAAAATGAAAGAGCTTCAAAAAGAAGGAAAGTATCTGGAACTTGCAATTCTATGCAACGAACATGCTGACCAAGAATATAAAGAAATCTGTAATTCTGCTTGGGACGAAACAGGAAAAAAAATAGACCTTATACTTTCCCAACAATCCGACCTTCCCTTCTTAAGGGTTTCTGTAGACCAAAAAACTAAAAAGCAAGTGGAAGAAATTTTTGCCAAAAACCCTGCGCTCAAAGACCGTTATCTACCAATTTGGAAAAAGATCGTCCAGGAATAATGAACTCTGATCCGAATAAACTTATCTCCCAAATCCCTTCTCCTTTTTTAGAAGATCTACTAGAGATCAGTACTATAATAAGAAATCATGGAGGAGAAGCTTATCTTGTCGGGGGAAGTGTACGAGATCTAATCTTAAATAAAATCCCTCACGAATATGATTTAGCTATTTCAATCCATCCGGAAGAAATACAAAAGATCTTCAAAAGAACTGTTCCGACTGGGATCAAACATGGAACCATCACAGTGTTATTCCATGATAGATCCTATGAATTGACCACATTCAGAAAAGATGAAGATTATCTAGATGGAAGAAGGCCAGAAACAGTACAATTTGGAGTGAGCCTGAGTGAAGATCTAAAAAGAAGGGACTTCACAATGAATGCTTTGGCCTTAGATCTTCAAAAAAAGATCTTGGTAGACGAGCATTCCGGAACAGAGGATATTCAAAATTCTTTAATTAGGACGATTGGTAACCCAATCTCCAGATTTACTGAGGACGGGCTCAGACCAGTTCGTGCAATTCGATTTGTTTCGACACTCGGATTTACAATCCATCCGGAAACTGCAGAGGCAATAGAAACCTGCAGACCGGTCACTGCAAAGGTTTCTCCAGAAAGAATACATGACGAATTTTTAAAAGTTCTCAAAAGTAAAAATCCGATCGGTGGATTGGATCTATTAAAAAAATATAAAATTCTGGAATTATTCTCCAAAACAAAATTATATTCAGGAGACTGGGAAAAACATAAAAATGGCTTTTCCAAACTTCTCCAAGTATCTGAAAAATCAAAGATAGCCTATTTCCTAATTATCTGTTTCTCTGAACTAAATTGGCTTTCTGACTCGAATATATTTTTTAAAGAACTCAGATTCTCCAACCAAAGAACAAAGGATTCTCAATTTCTGGTTAAAACCTTATACTCTCTTATCCAGCAAAAAGAAGAATTAAAAACTGCTCCGGGACTTCGAACTCACCTACTTCATCCTATCGCTCAATATGTAAGTAAGAAAGAGCTCTGGTCTTGGTGCTTAGAACTTTCTCTTCTTTGGTCTGCCTACTTAAACGAAGAAGCATTTTGGCTTTCTGGGGCGGAAGAAGAATGGAAGAAGGATCCACCGCTATTACTCTCAGACCTTACTATAGATGGAAATCTTATCCGAGAGAAATTCCCGGAACTACCTGCCCCTAAACTGGGAGAAGTATTGAGATCTTCTTTGCTTGCTGTCCTCCAGGACCCGAATCAAAATTCAGAAGAACTTCTGCTGGATAAGATTCGAAAAGCTAATTAATCCAAAAATTTGGGTCTGACGTTAAACCGTCGAAGTGCCTACAGGGTTCCTTCCCCCTCAAAACATCTTCCTTTGCCTAGTCTTTCAGCATCCGAATTGATGCTTAAATAATAAGCACTATGTTAATATATAAAAAATAGTCCAAAAAGTATATAATTTCTGAACATCAAATATTGGATTTAGAATCGTTTTTAAGCCTAATTTAGTCTCTTTGCCTATTTTTAGCAAGCTGGCACGCAAGTTGCATAGATATGGGCATAGGAGATTTAGGAGAATGATGAGAAAAAAAACAATGAACCTCATTGCTACCTTTACTCTGGTGACCGCCTCTTCGGTTTTTGCCCAACCGAAAAAGGAAACGCCGGACCCGAAGGCAGCAGGGGCAGTGAAAACCGCTCCAGCCCCAGAACCTGTTGAAACGAAATGGTATGACGCAATCGACTTTTCTGGATTCGTGGATGTGTACTACATGTACAATAACAACCCGTTGCAAGGAAATGATATCGACGCGACCAGAGCGTTCGAGACCAATAACAAGAACTTTGCAGTCAACGCTGCGGCATTAGCAGTTCAAAAAACTGCGGAGAAGTCTAGTCCTTGGGGATTCCGTGTGGATTTCCAAAACGGATTAAATAACCCGTACCAAGAAGGTCTTTATAGCACTGTTAACGGTGTATATAACTACAACCTGTTAAAACAAGCATACATCAGTATGTATTTCCCGGTCCTGAAAGGGATGACATTGGATATTGGAAAAATGGCAACTCATATTGGATATGAGGTGATCGAGTCAATGGGTAACCCCAACTACTCGATAGGGGCCATCTTCCAAAATACAATCCCCTTCATTCACACCGGTGCTCGCTTAACTACTCAAGTTACCGATAAATGGTCTGGAACCTTTTATCTTTACAACAGTGGTGGTGGTACTGGTTATCTGGCCCCAACAGAAGCAAATTTGACCAACGGAGCAAAAAACACCTTCGTAGAAGGAGCAACTCAGCATAAAGCGGTTGGAACTCAGGTTAAAGGACAGATCATCGAAGACAAACTTTCCGTTACTTGGAACACTTTGTATTCTCAAGATGGCGCGACTGGAGTCGTAGATCCTACTTTAGCGTATATTGCAGGGCAAGTTGGTGCACCTACCCCTGGAGCACCTAGAGCAAAGTATGATACTGACTATTGGTTCATGAACCATGCGATCGTATCCTTTACTCCTCACGAAAAGATCACTTTAGACTTTGATTATACTTGGAGTGAAAAAGCAGGTGGCTTTGCACCGGTTAACAAAGAGTCTGCTCTTGCTAACGCAGACGGTTCTGATCCTTACACTTTGGAAAAAATCCTAGGTGGAGCAGTTAACACTAAAGACAACAAGGCTACTTACAGAGCTTACGGTTCTTGGATTAAAGTTAAGTTCAACGAAGAATGGGGAGTTAACTTCCGTTTCGAGTACATCGACGATAGTAAATATAACACCCAGTTGACTACTTTCAACCCTTTCAGAAATGCGAATGCTTATTTGGGCGAAGCTCGTGCGGCAGAAGACGCATCTTTAGCTGCGGCAGTTAAAGCTTCTACTCCTGCTCTTGCTGGCTTAAGCGATAACGAAGTATTGCAAATTCTGAAACCGAAAGATTACACCAATTACGGAAATACCCACTACGGATCTTACAAAACGTTTACGGTAACTCCTGTCTGGAACTTCACTGAAAATCTACTCATTAAACTTGATATGAGAAGAGACTGGGCGAACGGATACCAATTCGTTAACTCCTCAGGTGAAAAAAGTAAAGATCAGTTAGGTCTAACCTTAGGAATCGTTGCTAAGTTCTAATCAAACTTAAAAAACGAGACATTAGAAAAGAGCGTCCAAAAGGGCGCTCTTTTTTTATTTGCTTACTGAATTGATACCAAGGATTAAAAAAGAAGAAGGGTTACTGCTCAGAAGTCCAGATCCGATTGTCCAGACATGGCGACCAATTGTCTTCTGAAAGAATGCGGAAGAACATTCCAACAGGATCTGAGAGTTTTTTTCCAAAAGCCGCCTTCGGCTTTTTTCAATTTTGCCTTTAAGTGCTCACTCATCTCAAGATCCTCTCTTAAGTTTTTTAGATCGAAAAAAGGTTCAAAAAACTTCGGGTGATTCGATATTTCGTAGATCGGAATTCCAAAAATCTATCCAGAAAATTGTGGATTCTCTGGATAGATTTTTACGATTTTTACGTCCTATTTGGGACAGCTCGGGACTAATTAACCTTTTACACAAAGAACCTGTCTTAATTCAGAGACAACTTCTACCAAGTCCTTTTGGGAATCGATTACATCGTGAATATCCTTATAAGCGCCCGGAATTTCATCCAAAACACCGGTATCCTTTCTGCACTCGACTCCGCTGGTTTGTTCAAGAAGATCTGATTCGGTAAATTTCCTTTTGGCTTCTCCCCTACTCATTCTTCTCCCTGCTCCGTGAGATGCAGATTCAAAAGAATCAGGATTTCCTAATCCTTTTACGATGAATGAACGGGACCCCATAGATCCAGGAATAATACCAAATTCTCCTTTCTTTGCGCTAATTGCTCCCTTTCTGGTGACAATAATGTCCTCTCCAAAATGTGTTTCTTCAGAAACGTAATTATGGTGACAGATCACTCTAGAAACTTCTTGGACCTGAGGAAAAAATTTCCTTAGAGCTTCAAAATACAACTCCAACATTGTTAGGCGATTTAAGTAAGCGTATCTTTGGGCCCAGAATAAATCCCGCCTATACTCTTTCATTTCTATCGTACCGGAAAGAAAAACTGCCAAATCTCGATCTGGCAAAATTTCCTTATGAGCAAGTTTACGCGCTCTATGAATATGAAATTCAGCTAATTCCTTTCCAATATTTCTAGAACCTGAATGAAGCATCATCCAAACTCTGTTTTCAGTATCTAAACAAAGTTCTATAAAATGATTTCCTCCTCCTAACGTTCCACATTGGCTTAAAGAACGCTCATAAAGCGGTTTTGCACGCTCCGAAAGATGTTCGAACTCTTGTTTAAATAGAGATTTAGCTAATGCGTAAGTTTCCCCATGTTTAAAAAGTTTTTCAACGACTGGACGTTTATGCATCCCAAAGCCAACTGGAATCTTCTTTTCAATCTCTGAACGAATTTCTTTCAGGGAATCTGGTAGATCATCCCCCGTTAAATTCGTAAGAACTGCCGCCATCCCGCAGCCTATATCAACACCAACCGCCGCAGGTGCGACTGCATCTTTCATCGCGATAACCGATCCAACTGTAGCACCTTTTCCGTAATGAACATCAGGCATCACAGCCACATGTTTAAATACCCATGGCAGGGAAGCTATATTACGCAATTGTTGTAAAGCGGAGGAGTCCACTTTATCTAAATCGGTCCACAATTTGACCTTTACTGTTTCTCCTTTTAATTCTGACCTACACATTTACTTTACCTTGTTGATTCGCTTGATATATACGAATCTAAGGAAGACACAGACATTTTTTTGATTAAGGAAAAATTAAATTTTTGGAAACCGTCTCAAAGTAAATTTCTATGTAGATAAGCTCATATAAATTTCCTCCAAAATTTCAGGGCTACTCTTAAGCTACTAAAACCCCATAAACGATAATGGCGATCCCAACTAAATTTGCTGTGACCCCGATTCCACCTATAATTTTTCCTAGAGGCGGATTTTCTTTGAATTCATCTTTAACACCTTGGAGCCAGTCCACTGTATCTTTTAGAGCAATAAATCCAGAAGAAACTGCAAATGAGATCGCTCCTATTAAAGCAGTCGTCTCAGAAAGTGGAGCGAGTTGAAACGCGAATACTAATCCAAGGATCATAGCACCTTGCATTAAAGGCCCAATATGAGCAGCTTGCAAATATCTGGAGGGAAATTCGGCTTTCATTCTCGCGAATGCATATGCGAATCCAGTCAAACTTCCGTAAGCTAAATTTAAAACTCCAGTTAGGATCAAAATTTTTTCGGGTAAATTCATAGTCATCACCTATTTATATTTAGGCTTGAGTAGATATTCGTTCATTCAGAATGCGTCAATTCAGTTTTCATTCTTCAAAGATTGAACAGAAAATAAAAAGGCCGCGTTTAATCGCGGCCTCTTAAAACTTTAATTCGATTATGGATTCAAACTATCGTTTCTTTTTAGTGACTTTTTTCTTCACTTTTTTACTTCCATTTCGATTAACAGGAGCTGCATCTTCTATTTCCTCTTCATTGTATAAGGAAACATATGCTTCCGGATGAAGTGCAAATGATTCCTCTTCTACAGGATGTTTTCTATCTCCTACTACAACTAAATAGAGAGACGGAAGAACGCTCAATACCAGGAATAATGCGGAAAATAATCCTCCAACGATTACCGTAGCTAATGGTCTCTGGACGTCGGAGCCTACCCCAGATGCCAGGGTAGCCGGAATCAATCCGAGAAGAGCAAGTAGCATTGTCATCAACATTGGTCGTAATTGGATCACTGCAGCTTGTGTGACTGCTTCCTTTGTAGTCAATGTAGGTTCATCCATTAAAAGATGATTTGTTCTAGATACAAAAAGAACCCCGGACATCGTAGCAATTCCAAATAGAGAAATAAATCCCACCCCGCTGGATACGTTAAAATAATACCCTCTGAGTAGAAGTGCATACATTCCTCCTACCAAGGAAAGAGGTAAACAGGCCAAGGCCACGTAAACATATTTTAGATTTCTATAAAGTAAAAATAATACTCCAAAGATAATCGCAATAGTTACTGGGATAACTATGGCTAACTTTTTACCCACCCGAGCCAGGTTCTCATATTGTCCTCCATAGCGAACTTCATATCCTTCCGGAAGTTTGATCTTTGCCTGGACCTTCTTCCTAAGTTCATTCACAAATCCACCCTGGTCTCTTCCCCTTACGTTCGTACGAACTGTGATCGTCCGTCTACCTTCTTGACGGAATATCATAGTAGGTCCGTCTTCTAAGGTAATCTTTGCCAATTGAGAGAGAGGAACTCTTTCACCTTTAGGAGAAATAATTGGCATTGCTTCTATCGCTCTTTTGGAAGCTCTATAATCTTTGGAGAATCTGACGACGATCCCGAATCTTGCAGGCGTTTTTGGAGGAATATCCGAAGGACCCTCGTATAGAGTACTGATCCTTTGCATTCCAATGGCAGCTTCTACCATCTGTTGTATATCGCTTACATTGATCCCGTAACGAGCTGCTGCTTCCCTGTCGATCCGGACGGTCAATTGAGGGCTATCCGCTTCCTGCTCGATCCCAAATTCACTTGCCCCGTGCATGTCTTTTACAATTTCAAGGATCTCTTCTGCAAGCTTACGCATTACTTTTAAGTCTTGTCCAGAAACGAAAACAGCAAGGTCTGCGATTGTTCCCATAATCGCTTCGGATAGGTTATCCATGATAGGCTGAGAAAAACTGATCCTTGCCCCTGGAAGAGTTGCTTCCAGGTCGTTTTTCATTCTGAGAAGAAGTTCCTGTTTAGTAATTCTTTCCTTCCAATCATCGTAATCTTTTAAACTTACTAATACTTCTAATCGGTTTGGAGGAAGCGGATCTGTTCCATCGTCGTTCCTTCCCAACTGAGAAAGTACTACGTTGACTTGTTCATTTTTATAGATAGTTTCTCGGATTTTAGGCATAAACTTGCGAGCTTCCGGAAGGGAGATCCCCACTGGGAAGAAAATCCTTAAGTTAAAACCGCCTTCATCCATTTCTGGTAAGAATTCGGTTCCGAGTTTGTATCCGCCTATTCCCAAAAATAAAGTAACCGCTAAGAATGTGTAAATGACCACCTTCTTGGATCTTTCTACTAGATAGACTATTAGTTTTTTATAACGTTCTTCTACCCAACCGTAAAAAGGGTTATGCCAAGCAATCGGTCCAGGTTTCTCTGATTCGAAATAATTTCGGAACATAAAAGTCATCATGACAGGAACAACTGTCATAGAGAATATCAATGCTCCTAAGATCGCGAAGGAAATAGTAAATGCCATCGGTTTGAACAATCTTCCCTCGATCCTTTCGAAAGAGAAGATAGGTAAATAAGCAAGTATGATGATCAAAATAGAGAATAAGATCTCAGTACCTACTTCACCTGCAGACTCAGCAGTCAGTTTAATGATACCTTTGCTTTTGTCAGATGGAGTGGCGTCCCTATATCTTCTGATGATATTTTCTACCATGATAACGGCACCATCCACTACGATCCCGAAGTCGATGGCTCCTAAGGAAAGTAAACTCGCAGGGATTCCGGTCATATTCATGAGAAGGAACGCGAATAATAGCGCAAATGGAATAGTTGCCACAACTACCAAAGAAGCCTTAGCACTCCCTATAAAGAAGATGAGTACTAAACTGACAACCATCACACCTTCCAGGAGTGTTCTCCCAATAGTGCGTAACGTATAATTTACAAGATCACTTCTGTCGTAAGTGGTTCTAAGTTGAACTCCTTCAGGAAGATAGTTCTCATTGATCTCTTTTACCTTGGCACGTATCCTGTCACCCATCTCATTCGGATCACCCCAGCGGCGCATTGCCACGAGCCCCTGAACGGAAGAATCCACATCCACGACTTGATCATCTATTCGAACAGTATAACCCAGGACCCCACTTGGTATAGGGTGGGAGATTTCAACTGTGGCAAGATCCCTGATAAAAACAGGGACTCCATTCACGGTTTTCACTACGATGTTCTCTATATGCTGGGCTTCTCGAATAGCACCTAAGGAGCGGATCGGAAATCCTTGCTCTCCTTGCAATAGTAGATTTCCTCCTGTGTTCAGGTTATTTTCCTGAACTGCTTGGATCACATCACTTATTGTAAGTTTATAACGTATTAATTTATCGGGAGAAGTTACTATATGGAATTGTTTAGGTAAACCACCAAAAGTCACCACATCTGCGATTCCGGGAATAGAAAGCATCTTAGGCATTACGATCCAATCCTGGATGGTTCGGAGTTCCATAGGAGTATGGTTCCCGGATGACTCCACTACGTACCTGAAAATTTCGCCCACCGGAGAACTCATCGGTCCTAAAGCGGGTTGGACTTCCTCAGGAATATCCGCATCTGCGACTCTTTCCATAAGTCGCATCCTCGCAAAATAATCATCTGTTCCGTCCTCAAATACGAATTGGAATACGACGAGACCATTAATCGTTCTAGAACGACGGACAGCAACTTTAGGGATCGCATTTAAAACCCTTTCGATTGGAAGAGTGATCCTTTCTTCCACTTCCACAGCAGCTTTACCA
It encodes:
- a CDS encoding outer membrane beta-barrel protein, whose translation is MRKKTMNLIATFTLVTASSVFAQPKKETPDPKAAGAVKTAPAPEPVETKWYDAIDFSGFVDVYYMYNNNPLQGNDIDATRAFETNNKNFAVNAAALAVQKTAEKSSPWGFRVDFQNGLNNPYQEGLYSTVNGVYNYNLLKQAYISMYFPVLKGMTLDIGKMATHIGYEVIESMGNPNYSIGAIFQNTIPFIHTGARLTTQVTDKWSGTFYLYNSGGGTGYLAPTEANLTNGAKNTFVEGATQHKAVGTQVKGQIIEDKLSVTWNTLYSQDGATGVVDPTLAYIAGQVGAPTPGAPRAKYDTDYWFMNHAIVSFTPHEKITLDFDYTWSEKAGGFAPVNKESALANADGSDPYTLEKILGGAVNTKDNKATYRAYGSWIKVKFNEEWGVNFRFEYIDDSKYNTQLTTFNPFRNANAYLGEARAAEDASLAAAVKASTPALAGLSDNEVLQILKPKDYTNYGNTHYGSYKTFTVTPVWNFTENLLIKLDMRRDWANGYQFVNSSGEKSKDQLGLTLGIVAKF
- a CDS encoding RtcB family protein, encoding MCRSELKGETVKVKLWTDLDKVDSSALQQLRNIASLPWVFKHVAVMPDVHYGKGATVGSVIAMKDAVAPAAVGVDIGCGMAAVLTNLTGDDLPDSLKEIRSEIEKKIPVGFGMHKRPVVEKLFKHGETYALAKSLFKQEFEHLSERAKPLYERSLSQCGTLGGGNHFIELCLDTENRVWMMLHSGSRNIGKELAEFHIHRARKLAHKEILPDRDLAVFLSGTIEMKEYRRDLFWAQRYAYLNRLTMLELYFEALRKFFPQVQEVSRVICHHNYVSEETHFGEDIIVTRKGAISAKKGEFGIIPGSMGSRSFIVKGLGNPDSFESASHGAGRRMSRGEAKRKFTESDLLEQTSGVECRKDTGVLDEIPGAYKDIHDVIDSQKDLVEVVSELRQVLCVKG
- a CDS encoding ribonuclease HI family protein, whose translation is MKKFKIYCDGASKGNPGPSSIGVAVYEQETEVHSISRRISDGTNNAAEWAALEAGIEYCLSQNAVEVTAYLDSELVVKQFKGEYKVKSPHLQVAKEKVKGLTSKLKLFSIHHVPREKNKRADKLANLAFES
- a CDS encoding efflux RND transporter permease subunit, translating into MIDKLIESVLKYRIPTIITSLFISVLGIWAWTDIRKEAYSDIADTQVRLIAKFPGKAAVEVEERITLPIERVLNAIPKVAVRRSRTINGLVVFQFVFEDGTDDYFARMRLMERVADADIPEEVQPALGPMSSPVGEIFRYVVESSGNHTPMELRTIQDWIVMPKMLSIPGIADVVTFGGLPKQFHIVTSPDKLIRYKLTISDVIQAVQENNLNTGGNLLLQGEQGFPIRSLGAIREAQHIENIVVKTVNGVPVFIRDLATVEISHPIPSGVLGYTVRIDDQVVDVDSSVQGLVAMRRWGDPNEMGDRIRAKVKEINENYLPEGVQLRTTYDRSDLVNYTLRTIGRTLLEGVMVVSLVLIFFIGSAKASLVVVATIPFALLFAFLLMNMTGIPASLLSLGAIDFGIVVDGAVIMVENIIRRYRDATPSDKSKGIIKLTAESAGEVGTEILFSILIIILAYLPIFSFERIEGRLFKPMAFTISFAILGALIFSMTVVPVMMTFMFRNYFESEKPGPIAWHNPFYGWVEERYKKLIVYLVERSKKVVIYTFLAVTLFLGIGGYKLGTEFLPEMDEGGFNLRIFFPVGISLPEARKFMPKIRETIYKNEQVNVVLSQLGRNDDGTDPLPPNRLEVLVSLKDYDDWKERITKQELLLRMKNDLEATLPGARISFSQPIMDNLSEAIMGTIADLAVFVSGQDLKVMRKLAEEILEIVKDMHGASEFGIEQEADSPQLTVRIDREAAARYGINVSDIQQMVEAAIGMQRISTLYEGPSDIPPKTPARFGIVVRFSKDYRASKRAIEAMPIISPKGERVPLSQLAKITLEDGPTMIFRQEGRRTITVRTNVRGRDQGGFVNELRKKVQAKIKLPEGYEVRYGGQYENLARVGKKLAIVIPVTIAIIFGVLFLLYRNLKYVYVALACLPLSLVGGMYALLLRGYYFNVSSGVGFISLFGIATMSGVLFVSRTNHLLMDEPTLTTKEAVTQAAVIQLRPMLMTMLLALLGLIPATLASGVGSDVQRPLATVIVGGLFSALFLVLSVLPSLYLVVVGDRKHPVEEESFALHPEAYVSLYNEEEIEDAAPVNRNGSKKVKKKVTKKKR
- a CDS encoding CCA tRNA nucleotidyltransferase codes for the protein MMNSDPNKLISQIPSPFLEDLLEISTIIRNHGGEAYLVGGSVRDLILNKIPHEYDLAISIHPEEIQKIFKRTVPTGIKHGTITVLFHDRSYELTTFRKDEDYLDGRRPETVQFGVSLSEDLKRRDFTMNALALDLQKKILVDEHSGTEDIQNSLIRTIGNPISRFTEDGLRPVRAIRFVSTLGFTIHPETAEAIETCRPVTAKVSPERIHDEFLKVLKSKNPIGGLDLLKKYKILELFSKTKLYSGDWEKHKNGFSKLLQVSEKSKIAYFLIICFSELNWLSDSNIFFKELRFSNQRTKDSQFLVKTLYSLIQQKEELKTAPGLRTHLLHPIAQYVSKKELWSWCLELSLLWSAYLNEEAFWLSGAEEEWKKDPPLLLSDLTIDGNLIREKFPELPAPKLGEVLRSSLLAVLQDPNQNSEELLLDKIRKAN